The genomic region AAGACGATCGAGCGCGCTTTTTGCCCTCTGGACCGGCTCGCCGGCTCCAGTGTAGGCCGGGATATCGCCACGATGACGATGCTCGCCCTCGCGTTCATCCCCATGGTCAGCGAAGAATATGCGTCCATCAGGCTGGCACAAGAAGCCCGTGGCGTCCGCCACGGCACGGCCCGGGGCATGGCCGCTGTCATAGTTCCCCTGGTATCCTCGCTGTCCCGGCGTGCCGACGACGTCGCCCTGGCCATGGAAGCCCGGTGCTATGGCCTCGATAAATAAGCCTTGACCTTTTTAATGTCGCTCATTGGAGCCTCGCATGCTCCTTCACTGCAAAAGTATACAGTGGGCTTTCCGTCGAGCATCGCCTTGCCCTCGAAGGCAGGCAGCCTCCGGCCCTGTCCATGGTCGAGAAGGACGACCGCTTTATCGACACGACTATTGATCAGACGAACGAGGCCTTCGCCTTCCGCGCGACCGGCGACCACTACTGCCTCAAGGGGCCTATTCAGGTAATAGTCGAGCGCCGAGAAGTACGTGCCGCAGCCCATCGGGTGCATGGCTGCTTCGGCTGTAAATATTTCAAGCAGTTCTTTCGCCCGGCCGAGGTATCCCAGATCACCTGTATAATAATGAAGCTTCATCAGGCTCAGCGCCATCTGGGGGTTAGAGGCGGGCACCGAGAAATCGACGATTGGCTTGTCCATGTTGAGCGGTGTGCGGTCTTTTTCCTGTACGTAGAAGTATCCGCCGTTCTCGCGGTCCTGGAATTTTTCGTCACAGGCCGCCAGAAGCTGAACGGCCGATTCCAGGTATCGGGGCTGCTGTGTCGTGCGGAAAAGCTCGATGAGCGCCTCGATGGTGCACGCATAATCGTCCAGGAACCCGTCCACAGACGGGCGGTCCGTGTAGATGCGGAATAGCGTGCCATCCACGTACATGGAATCCATTAAAAATCCGGCGGTTTTCGTGGCATGATCCAGGCAGCGGATGTCTCCGAGAACATTATATGCCATTGCCAGCGATGTGGCCATGAGCGCCGTCCAGCCCGCGTGGACAGCCGTATCGATGAACGGCAGCTGGCGCTTTTGCCGGGCTTCCAGCAGCTTCTGCTTTTCCACGGCGAAGCGGGACTTGTCGTGTTCACCGGGAGTATAAAGTACATTCTTGCCATGCGCCTCAAAATTACCGCCCGGCTCGACGTGGTAAGCGCGGATGAACGCGTCCGCGCTATCGCCTAATATCGAGCGGATATCCGCCTCAGTCCAGGTGAAATACGCCCCTTCTTCACCCTGCAGGTCCGCATCGATGGAAGACACGAACCCGGCCGGCTCCCGGGCAAGGCAGCGGAACACAAAGGCGTTCGTCTCATTCGCCACCTGCCTGAAATATTCGGCTCCCGATAGCCGGTAAGCATTTAAGTATACCCTCAATAGCAGCGCATTATCGTTCAGCATCTTCTCGAAGTGCGGCACCTTCCAGGCCGGATCGACCGCATAGCGATGGAAGCCGCCGCCGACCTGGTCATAGAAGCCGCCGGCTGCCATGCCGCGCAGCGTCTTATCCACGGCGTGCCAGACGCTGCCGTCATGGACATCCTCGTAACGCTGCATCAGGAACAGCAGGATCTCCGAGTAGGGGAACTTCATGCTTCGCCCAAAGCCGCCGTTCGCCGTATCGAAGCTCGAGAGGATATCGCCCGTCACGGAACCAGGCATTTCCTCGTCGATGGCCTCTTTTTTCGGAGGGGCTTTCGCCATGAGCTCTTTTAGCTGATATACCGTATGGCTGATGGCCCCGGGATTATTCTTATAAGCCTTGCTCACGGCCTGCATGACTTCCATGAACGAGGGCATGCCGTGCATCGATATCTTAGGGAAATACGTTCCTCCGTAGAACGGCTCTTTTTCCGGCGTTAAAAATACTGTGAGGGGCCACCCGCCCTGCCCGGTGAGCATCCCGACCGCCTCTTGGTAAGCCTTATCCAGGTCGGGGCGCTCGTCCCGGTCCACCTTGACCGGCACGAAGAGCTCGTTGACCATATGGGCGGTCTCGGAGTCCTCCCAGCTTTCGTGCGCCATGACGTGGCACCAGTGGCACCAGACCGCCCCTATGGAAAGCAATACCGGCTTGTTCTCCTTTTTTGCCTTCTCGAACGCCTCGTCGCCCCACGGGTACCAGTCGACCGGTTGTGCGGCCGCATTTTTCAGGTAACTGCTGCTCTCTCCCGCCAGCCTGTTCATACATGAAAATGGGCCTGGATGACGAAATAATCACCGGAAGCGAGGGGCCGTCATAAATACGGGTGAGGTAAAGGTTTTAGCATGATAGAAAAGGACCCCGTCTGCGGCCGGGACGTGCCGACCGATAAGGCCATCGTCGTTTTCAAACTGGGGGACGGAAAGCGCTACAGGTATTTTTGCAGCGAGAAGTGTGCCCGTACCTTCCAGAAATCCC from Methanocella sp. harbors:
- a CDS encoding thioredoxin domain-containing protein — protein: MNRLAGESSSYLKNAAAQPVDWYPWGDEAFEKAKKENKPVLLSIGAVWCHWCHVMAHESWEDSETAHMVNELFVPVKVDRDERPDLDKAYQEAVGMLTGQGGWPLTVFLTPEKEPFYGGTYFPKISMHGMPSFMEVMQAVSKAYKNNPGAISHTVYQLKELMAKAPPKKEAIDEEMPGSVTGDILSSFDTANGGFGRSMKFPYSEILLFLMQRYEDVHDGSVWHAVDKTLRGMAAGGFYDQVGGGFHRYAVDPAWKVPHFEKMLNDNALLLRVYLNAYRLSGAEYFRQVANETNAFVFRCLAREPAGFVSSIDADLQGEEGAYFTWTEADIRSILGDSADAFIRAYHVEPGGNFEAHGKNVLYTPGEHDKSRFAVEKQKLLEARQKRQLPFIDTAVHAGWTALMATSLAMAYNVLGDIRCLDHATKTAGFLMDSMYVDGTLFRIYTDRPSVDGFLDDYACTIEALIELFRTTQQPRYLESAVQLLAACDEKFQDRENGGYFYVQEKDRTPLNMDKPIVDFSVPASNPQMALSLMKLHYYTGDLGYLGRAKELLEIFTAEAAMHPMGCGTYFSALDYYLNRPLEAVVVAGRAEGEGLVRLINSRVDKAVVLLDHGQGRRLPAFEGKAMLDGKPTVYFCSEGACEAPMSDIKKVKAYLSRP